A stretch of Rhinopithecus roxellana isolate Shanxi Qingling chromosome 12, ASM756505v1, whole genome shotgun sequence DNA encodes these proteins:
- the LOC104672968 gene encoding centromere protein W-like isoform X2, with translation MALVTIVSQKKQIKRKAPRGFLKRVFKLQKPQLRLEKSGDLLKSPGQTLVRVSVESLTRSMYWLQQR, from the exons ATGGCGCTGGTGACCATAGTCTCCCAGAAGAAGCAGATAAAGCGGAAGGCTCCCCGTGGCTTTCTAAAGCGAGTCTTCAAGCTACAGAAGCCTCAACTTCGTCTGGAGAAAAGTGGTGACTTACTG AAGAGTCCAGGACAAACGCTTGTGAGAGTAAGTGTAGAGTCATTAACAAGGAGCATGTACTGGCTGCAGCAAAGATAA
- the LOC104672968 gene encoding centromere protein W-like isoform X1: MALVTIVSQKKQIKRKAPRGFLKRVFKLQKPQLRLEKSGDLLVHLNCLLFVHRLAEESRTNACESKCRVINKEHVLAAAKIILKKSRG, translated from the coding sequence ATGGCGCTGGTGACCATAGTCTCCCAGAAGAAGCAGATAAAGCGGAAGGCTCCCCGTGGCTTTCTAAAGCGAGTCTTCAAGCTACAGAAGCCTCAACTTCGTCTGGAGAAAAGTGGTGACTTACTGGTCCATCTGAACTGCTTACTGTTTGTTCATCGATTAGCAGAAGAGTCCAGGACAAACGCTTGTGAGAGTAAGTGTAGAGTCATTAACAAGGAGCATGTACTGGCTGCAGCAAAGATAATTCTAAAGAAAAGCAGAGGTTAG